One genomic window of Blastopirellula retiformator includes the following:
- a CDS encoding YfbM family protein produces MGMTCTYRRLSADQLKELEQDPEQGIAFLCSMPGIDMAAMTQMMNDPEAIAAHGPEILAAFARAQEDPTRVDLEKDWHALHFLLTGDSSLQPDSDPDDPLFQVVMGGEATMLDASYGPARRFPREQIVEISAALAPLSIMDLRERFSAEAFNEAGIYPEPYPGGWTLEEVEGLFEVFPKLQQLFADALATNEVVITYIN; encoded by the coding sequence ATGGGAATGACCTGCACCTATCGCCGGCTTTCGGCCGATCAGTTGAAGGAGTTGGAGCAAGATCCGGAGCAGGGGATCGCGTTTCTCTGCAGCATGCCGGGGATCGACATGGCGGCGATGACGCAAATGATGAACGATCCTGAGGCGATCGCCGCCCATGGGCCGGAGATCTTGGCGGCGTTTGCCCGAGCGCAAGAAGATCCGACGCGGGTCGATCTCGAAAAAGACTGGCATGCCCTCCATTTTTTGCTGACGGGCGATTCGTCGCTGCAGCCCGATAGTGACCCGGACGATCCGCTGTTTCAGGTCGTCATGGGGGGTGAGGCGACCATGCTCGACGCTTCATATGGACCGGCGCGTCGTTTTCCGCGGGAGCAGATCGTAGAAATCTCGGCCGCGCTGGCTCCGCTGTCGATTATGGACCTGCGGGAACGTTTCTCGGCCGAGGCGTTCAATGAGGCCGGGATCTATCCCGAGCCTTATCCCGGCGGCTGGACGCTGGAAGAAGTGGAAGGGCTGTTTGAGGTCTTTCCGAAGCTGCAGCAGCTGTTTGCCGACGCCTTGGCGACCAACGAAGTCGTAATCACTTATATAAATTAA
- a CDS encoding efflux RND transporter permease subunit, producing MLARFFIDRPIFAWVISIVIIMAGTICVWILPVAQYPEIAPPTVSVTCSYPGASAQVVADTVAAPIEQQVVGVEDAIYMSSQSASDGSYTLTVTFALGTDLDMAQVLVQNRVAQATPLLPDVVKETGVTTKKKSPNILMAVTLLAEKNPETGKADYDQLYLSNYATIQVRDQLAALEGVGDVQILGQQDYSMRIWLNPDALATRNMTAGDVINAVKEQNVQVAAGQIGQPPVPKGQELQLTMTTLGRLEDPQQFADIVVKTGSDGQITRIRDIAEVELGAKNMNTSSRMDGKASVSLGVFQLPGSNALEVGDLVKRRMKELDERFPPGLEYMIAYDTTPFITESVHEVFKTLRDAVILVAIVVLFFLQDWKAVMLPMIDVAVSLVGTFAILMVMGFTLNNLTLFGLVLAIGIVVDDAIVVLENIERWIAMGYKVRDATIHAMEEITGPIIAITLVLSSVFFPSAFLGGITGQFFRQFALTIAAAMLISALNAMTMTPARATSIFRDPKEGEDHTEHREALPWWGIVALGGLLTIWIGSFFFGGGAEGGGHGDDGGGMPMWLMAALFVPGAVVGYFAAKLVNDTLKAIFGVFNKAFDKATEWYGKGIASLLRISTIALIIYVGLISLTAYGFTKIPVGFIPSQDKGYLLFDVQLPDAASRERTDAVVAELEKIVLDTEGIEHILAVSGQSFIQNAVSSNFAGGFIVLKPFDERGTVETGADHIAKLLREKFRHVQEARVSVFGAPAVDGLGNSGGFKLMVEDRGDNGLAVLQAQADHLANTALDTDGIVMCFNNFRANTPQLYIDIDRVKCKSMGVELEQVFSALQGYMGGVYVNDFNRFGRTWQVNAQAEPSFRVNPDTVRQLKVRGRNDQMVPLGTIATIEDSTGPVLINRYNGFPAATINGVNLPIISTGQVLDTLNNLADRELPTSMEAEWTEISFLQEQASQFTTFKDVLQNPISALLGAVILVYLILAAQYESWELPVTIILVVPMCVLAALAGLVVSTMVGRPMDLNIFVQIGFVVLVGLACKNAILVVEFAKDRMERDGLPLVQATIEAVTTRLRPIVMTSFAFVLGVAPLLFGHSAGAEMRYALGVAVFSGMLGVTFFGLIFTPVFYYVVMRLMGKGGEKEVGQAVPAESKPPGE from the coding sequence GTGCTGGCTCGCTTCTTCATTGATCGACCGATCTTCGCTTGGGTGATCTCGATCGTCATTATTATGGCGGGAACGATCTGCGTCTGGATTTTGCCGGTTGCCCAATACCCAGAGATCGCGCCTCCAACCGTCTCGGTGACCTGTTCGTATCCTGGCGCCAGTGCGCAAGTGGTGGCCGATACGGTCGCCGCCCCGATCGAACAGCAGGTAGTCGGCGTCGAAGACGCCATCTATATGTCCTCGCAGTCGGCCAGCGACGGCAGCTATACGCTGACGGTGACGTTCGCCCTGGGGACCGATCTCGACATGGCCCAGGTGCTGGTGCAAAACCGGGTCGCTCAGGCGACGCCGCTGTTGCCGGACGTGGTGAAAGAGACCGGCGTCACGACCAAAAAGAAGTCCCCCAATATCTTGATGGCGGTGACGCTGCTGGCCGAAAAGAACCCGGAGACCGGCAAAGCCGACTACGACCAGCTGTATCTGAGCAACTATGCGACGATTCAGGTTCGCGACCAGTTGGCCGCGCTGGAAGGGGTGGGCGACGTCCAGATTCTGGGCCAACAAGACTACAGCATGCGGATCTGGCTGAATCCCGATGCGCTGGCGACCCGCAACATGACCGCCGGCGACGTGATCAACGCGGTCAAAGAACAGAACGTGCAGGTCGCCGCTGGCCAGATTGGTCAGCCGCCGGTTCCGAAGGGACAAGAGCTGCAGCTGACGATGACCACCCTCGGCCGCTTGGAAGATCCGCAGCAGTTTGCCGACATCGTCGTGAAAACCGGCTCGGATGGGCAAATCACCCGGATCCGCGATATCGCCGAAGTGGAGCTGGGCGCCAAGAACATGAACACGTCGAGCCGGATGGACGGCAAGGCGTCGGTCAGCTTGGGCGTGTTTCAATTGCCAGGCTCCAACGCGCTGGAAGTGGGCGACTTGGTGAAGCGGCGGATGAAAGAGCTGGACGAGCGGTTTCCGCCCGGTTTGGAATATATGATCGCTTACGACACGACGCCGTTTATCACGGAGTCGGTTCATGAGGTGTTTAAGACGCTCCGAGACGCGGTGATCCTGGTGGCGATCGTCGTGCTGTTCTTCCTGCAAGACTGGAAGGCGGTGATGCTGCCGATGATCGACGTCGCCGTGTCGCTGGTCGGCACCTTCGCGATCTTGATGGTGATGGGTTTTACGCTCAATAACCTGACGCTGTTCGGGTTGGTGCTGGCGATTGGGATTGTGGTCGACGATGCGATCGTTGTGCTTGAGAATATCGAGCGGTGGATCGCGATGGGTTACAAGGTGCGCGATGCGACCATCCACGCGATGGAGGAAATCACCGGTCCGATCATCGCGATCACGTTGGTGTTGAGCAGCGTGTTCTTTCCGAGTGCGTTTTTGGGAGGCATCACCGGTCAGTTCTTCCGCCAGTTCGCGCTGACGATCGCGGCGGCGATGTTGATCTCGGCCCTCAACGCAATGACGATGACGCCGGCGCGGGCCACGTCGATCTTCCGCGATCCGAAAGAAGGAGAAGACCATACCGAACATCGCGAGGCGCTCCCTTGGTGGGGCATCGTCGCGCTAGGCGGTTTGCTGACAATCTGGATCGGCAGCTTCTTCTTTGGCGGCGGCGCCGAAGGCGGCGGACATGGCGACGATGGCGGTGGAATGCCGATGTGGCTAATGGCGGCGCTATTTGTGCCGGGGGCGGTGGTCGGTTACTTCGCCGCCAAGCTGGTCAACGACACGTTGAAAGCGATCTTTGGCGTCTTCAACAAGGCGTTTGATAAGGCGACCGAGTGGTACGGCAAAGGCATCGCCTCGCTGCTGCGAATCAGCACGATCGCGTTGATCATTTACGTCGGTTTGATCTCGCTGACCGCGTATGGCTTTACCAAGATTCCGGTCGGTTTTATCCCGAGCCAAGACAAAGGTTATCTGCTGTTTGACGTGCAGTTGCCTGACGCGGCGTCGCGCGAGCGAACCGACGCCGTCGTCGCGGAACTCGAAAAGATCGTGCTCGATACCGAAGGGATCGAACATATCCTGGCGGTGTCGGGACAATCGTTCATTCAGAATGCGGTCAGCTCGAACTTCGCCGGCGGTTTCATCGTGCTCAAGCCGTTCGATGAACGTGGCACGGTGGAAACGGGCGCCGATCATATCGCTAAGCTGCTGCGTGAGAAATTCCGCCATGTTCAGGAGGCCCGGGTGTCGGTCTTCGGCGCTCCGGCGGTCGACGGTTTGGGCAACTCGGGCGGTTTCAAGTTGATGGTGGAAGATCGCGGCGATAATGGGCTGGCAGTCTTGCAGGCCCAAGCCGATCACTTGGCGAACACGGCGCTCGATACCGACGGTATCGTCATGTGCTTTAACAACTTCCGAGCCAACACGCCGCAGTTGTATATCGACATCGACCGGGTGAAGTGCAAGTCAATGGGAGTTGAGCTGGAGCAGGTCTTCAGCGCCCTGCAGGGTTACATGGGGGGCGTTTACGTCAATGACTTCAACCGGTTTGGACGTACGTGGCAAGTAAACGCGCAGGCCGAACCGAGTTTCCGCGTGAATCCCGATACGGTGCGGCAGCTGAAGGTCCGTGGTCGCAACGACCAGATGGTTCCGCTCGGGACGATCGCCACAATCGAAGACAGTACCGGCCCGGTGCTGATCAACCGCTACAATGGTTTCCCGGCGGCGACGATCAACGGCGTCAATCTACCGATCATCAGTACCGGTCAGGTGCTCGATACGTTGAATAACCTTGCGGATCGGGAACTGCCGACCTCGATGGAAGCGGAGTGGACCGAAATCTCGTTCCTGCAAGAGCAGGCGAGCCAGTTCACGACCTTCAAAGACGTGCTGCAAAACCCGATCTCCGCTTTGCTGGGGGCGGTGATCCTGGTCTACCTGATTCTCGCCGCCCAGTACGAGAGCTGGGAACTGCCGGTGACGATCATCCTGGTGGTGCCGATGTGCGTGTTGGCGGCGCTGGCCGGCTTGGTCGTCTCGACGATGGTAGGCCGACCGATGGACCTGAATATCTTTGTGCAGATCGGGTTTGTGGTGTTGGTTGGTCTGGCGTGTAAGAACGCTATTCTTGTCGTCGAGTTCGCCAAAGATCGGATGGAGCGGGATGGATTGCCGCTGGTACAAGCGACGATCGAAGCCGTTACGACCCGTTTGCGACCGATCGTGATGACCAGCTTTGCGTTCGTATTGGGCGTTGCGCCGCTGTTGTTCGGCCATAGCGCCGGCGCCGAAATGCGATATGCCCTGGGCGTGGCGGTGTTCAGCGGGATGTTAGGGGTGACCTTCTTCGGCTTGATCTTCACGCCGGTGTTTTATTACGTCGTGATGCGTTTGATGGGCAAAGGCGGAGAAAAAGAAGTAGGGCAGGCCGTGCCTGCCGAAAGCAAGCCGCCCGGCGAATAA
- the amt gene encoding ammonium transporter gives MSRRMPWSLALLLPLVCGSLVAAQEREDVVQLAAQNGPTPLDYVWILVAAALVFLMQAGFMCLECGMARAKNSINVAVKNVADFLIAVIAFWLFGFGLMFGASWYGLVGTSDFAFSVGENPWLALFFLFQAVFCGTAATIDSGAVAERTRFVTYLVMSLVCSALIYPIFGHWAWGSFFHGGAGGWLEQLGFIDFAGSTVVHSIGGWVALAGLICIGPRIGRFDKDGAPRKIPPHNLLLVFLGTFILFFGWFGFNCGSTLAATTDVAPIAVNTLLAACFGGLATSLLTWFGPTKRPEPDMIANGVLGGLVGITAGCASVDTMGAAAIGVGAGLVVYFGTLFLEHLLQLDDVVGAVPVHGFCGAFGTLAVAIFIETDNLPEGITHLSLLQTQAIGVGAGFLWSFGVTFVLLKTLSLFMPLRVSEEEERIGLNVAEHGAVSTLLELAEAMQRATEAKTYDGSLLVDVEHGTEVGDLARCYNDLINTIRYEHSSAQNAMRHLEQQRSRIKTGLRSYQSSVEQNVAVIQSQNEEIERVLKISSQRSQQVTGSVRAVFEQIDGLVKSLRDVAQHSDQSRQATDLGLTHSTEGQQTVKKLDRSAAEIEAVLALIDDIAEQTNLLALNATIEAARAGDAGKGFAVVAAEVKTLASQSSESARQISNRIVTIQGDSRGAVRKIGETLEVIRQVSDISTQMGQSIRLSMEEHERASSDIHVIGDDVVQMIEEMMKGLSEVRSGTAEIAARVRQSYEDLEGVLADSDAP, from the coding sequence ATGTCTCGCAGAATGCCGTGGAGTTTGGCGCTACTCTTGCCGCTGGTTTGTGGTTCGCTCGTCGCCGCCCAGGAGCGAGAAGACGTCGTCCAGCTTGCCGCCCAGAACGGCCCCACGCCGCTGGACTACGTCTGGATCCTGGTCGCGGCGGCCCTGGTGTTCTTGATGCAGGCCGGATTCATGTGCCTGGAATGCGGGATGGCCCGGGCCAAGAACTCGATCAACGTGGCGGTGAAGAACGTCGCTGACTTCTTGATCGCAGTCATCGCGTTCTGGCTGTTTGGTTTCGGCCTGATGTTTGGCGCCAGTTGGTACGGGCTGGTTGGCACGTCCGACTTTGCGTTTTCGGTCGGCGAGAACCCGTGGCTGGCCCTCTTCTTTTTGTTTCAGGCGGTCTTCTGCGGAACGGCGGCGACGATCGACTCGGGCGCCGTGGCCGAGCGAACGCGGTTCGTCACCTACCTGGTAATGTCGCTGGTCTGCTCAGCGCTGATCTACCCGATCTTTGGCCATTGGGCGTGGGGAAGTTTCTTTCACGGCGGAGCCGGGGGCTGGCTCGAACAACTCGGCTTCATCGACTTCGCCGGCTCGACCGTGGTGCATAGCATTGGCGGATGGGTGGCGCTGGCCGGTTTGATCTGTATCGGTCCGCGGATTGGGCGGTTCGACAAAGATGGCGCGCCGCGCAAGATTCCGCCGCATAACTTGCTGCTGGTGTTCCTGGGCACGTTCATCTTGTTCTTCGGTTGGTTTGGCTTTAACTGCGGCAGCACGTTGGCGGCGACCACCGACGTCGCGCCGATCGCGGTCAACACGCTGTTGGCCGCTTGCTTTGGCGGCTTGGCGACGTCGCTGTTGACCTGGTTCGGTCCGACCAAACGTCCTGAGCCGGACATGATCGCCAACGGCGTGCTAGGCGGATTGGTCGGCATCACGGCCGGTTGTGCGTCGGTCGATACGATGGGCGCCGCGGCGATTGGCGTGGGCGCCGGCCTGGTCGTCTATTTTGGAACGCTGTTCCTAGAGCATCTCTTGCAATTGGATGACGTGGTGGGCGCCGTGCCGGTGCATGGCTTCTGCGGCGCCTTTGGCACGTTGGCGGTTGCGATCTTTATCGAAACCGACAACCTGCCGGAAGGGATCACGCACCTGTCGCTATTGCAGACGCAAGCGATCGGCGTGGGAGCTGGTTTTCTCTGGTCGTTTGGCGTGACCTTCGTCTTGCTGAAGACGCTCAGTCTGTTCATGCCGCTGCGAGTCAGCGAAGAGGAGGAGCGGATTGGTTTGAACGTCGCCGAGCATGGCGCCGTCTCGACCTTGCTCGAACTGGCCGAAGCGATGCAGCGGGCGACCGAAGCGAAAACGTACGACGGATCGCTACTGGTTGACGTCGAACATGGGACCGAAGTGGGCGACCTGGCCCGCTGCTACAACGATTTGATCAACACCATCCGGTACGAACATTCGTCGGCTCAAAACGCGATGCGGCATTTGGAGCAACAGCGCAGTCGCATCAAGACCGGGCTCCGCTCGTATCAATCCAGCGTTGAACAAAACGTCGCGGTGATCCAGTCGCAAAACGAAGAGATTGAGCGCGTGCTGAAGATCTCCAGCCAACGTTCGCAGCAAGTAACTGGTTCGGTCCGCGCGGTCTTCGAGCAGATCGATGGGCTGGTCAAGTCGTTGCGTGACGTCGCCCAACATTCCGACCAGTCGCGCCAAGCGACCGACCTGGGCCTGACGCACTCGACCGAAGGTCAGCAGACGGTCAAGAAGCTTGATCGTTCGGCGGCCGAGATCGAAGCGGTCCTGGCGCTGATCGACGACATCGCCGAGCAAACCAACCTGCTGGCGCTAAACGCGACGATCGAAGCGGCTCGCGCTGGCGATGCGGGCAAAGGCTTTGCGGTAGTCGCCGCCGAAGTGAAGACGCTGGCTTCGCAATCTTCCGAGTCGGCGCGGCAAATCTCGAATCGCATCGTCACGATCCAGGGAGATTCTCGCGGGGCCGTCCGCAAGATTGGCGAAACGCTGGAGGTGATTCGCCAGGTGAGCGACATCAGCACCCAGATGGGACAATCGATTCGCCTTTCGATGGAAGAGCACGAGCGAGCGTCGAGCGACATCCACGTGATCGGCGACGACGTGGTGCAGATGATCGAAGAGATGATGAAGGGGCTCAGCGAAGTTCGTTCGGGTACAGCCGAGATCGCCGCCCGAGTTCGTCAGTCGTATGAAGATCTGGAAGGGGTGCTGGCGGATAGCGACGCTCCCTAA
- a CDS encoding DUF1559 domain-containing protein, whose protein sequence is MIRSVRRPGFTLVELLVVIAIIGVLIALLLPAVQQAREAARRMQCTNNLKQFGLAAHNFESTFKNFPPLRHSKSVNTGTTTVVATSEAPAQVFLMPFFEQGAAYDLFDLDYNVNSGSPIHSSIPAKSGANSAARVAQVPFMLCPSDPSSNDYYGAGRLNYHACIGGANMYGGSPIDGVFANPRATTVGQVMKGPRMGDITDGLSNTALFSEVMKGTKQFNDYGQYDNTTVMLGSSAYTTDAQMSDGRNLQECLPGGYDTVGSVIRYTGHQYYRCLPQMVTYSHTLPPNWNKKVSDPNRQRYNCGNTSFVATHMAASSLHPGGANYCRADGSVGFAVETIDFAIWQAIGSRDGGEVATID, encoded by the coding sequence ATGATCCGCTCAGTCCGTCGCCCCGGATTTACGCTTGTCGAACTTCTGGTGGTCATCGCCATCATTGGCGTCTTGATCGCCCTGCTGCTGCCGGCCGTTCAACAGGCCCGCGAAGCTGCCCGCCGCATGCAGTGCACCAACAACCTGAAGCAGTTCGGTCTGGCTGCCCACAACTTTGAGAGCACCTTCAAGAACTTCCCGCCGCTGCGTCACTCGAAGTCGGTCAACACTGGGACCACCACGGTTGTCGCGACCAGCGAAGCCCCGGCTCAGGTCTTTCTGATGCCGTTCTTCGAACAAGGGGCCGCTTACGACCTGTTTGATCTTGATTACAACGTCAACAGCGGCAGCCCGATCCACAGCAGCATCCCGGCCAAGTCCGGCGCCAACTCGGCCGCTCGCGTCGCTCAAGTGCCGTTTATGCTCTGCCCGTCCGATCCGTCCAGCAATGACTACTACGGCGCCGGTCGCTTGAACTATCACGCCTGCATCGGCGGCGCCAACATGTATGGCGGTTCGCCAATCGACGGCGTCTTCGCCAATCCGCGAGCCACGACGGTTGGTCAAGTGATGAAGGGCCCGCGGATGGGCGATATCACCGACGGCTTGAGCAACACCGCTCTCTTCTCGGAAGTGATGAAGGGTACCAAGCAGTTCAACGACTATGGCCAATACGACAACACCACCGTGATGTTGGGCTCGTCGGCTTACACCACCGACGCTCAGATGAGCGATGGTCGCAACCTGCAGGAATGCCTGCCGGGTGGTTACGACACCGTCGGTTCGGTCATTCGTTACACCGGTCACCAATACTACCGCTGCTTGCCGCAGATGGTCACCTACAGCCACACGCTGCCGCCGAACTGGAACAAGAAGGTTTCCGATCCGAATCGTCAGCGTTACAACTGCGGCAACACCAGTTTCGTCGCGACCCACATGGCTGCCTCCAGCCTGCACCCGGGCGGCGCCAACTACTGCCGTGCGGACGGTTCGGTCGGCTTTGCGGTCGAAACGATCGACTTCGCCATCTGGCAAGCGATCGGCAGTCGTGATGGCGGCGAAGTCGCCACGATCGACTAA
- a CDS encoding efflux RND transporter periplasmic adaptor subunit — protein MPEVKIPETPPPPVTVAESIKRQVIDYDEYTGHIEAEQTVDVYAKISGYMQTVEFIDGDFVHAGELLFLIDKSTYQAEYDQAVANTNLQKAKYELAKSTLARNDKLVGSGAISQELYDESVATVNESDAAVKAAEAATEAAKVNLDYCTINAAITGRIDRTFVTKGNLVQGGAGAMPTLLTTIVSVNPTYVYFDVDELALLKFTEERVAQHETRHVPLRNRKIPVQLTLADDSVYPELGIIDFGSNQLDAGTGTLSVRAVVPNADEALAPGMFVRVKVAAANPYEAILVPEVAIGADQSDRYVYVVDDKNIAQRRPVTLGSKQGKDRVITAGLKEGEKVIINGNLLVRPGKPVVPQEGKMAEPPAIDKRMIRPDEEELEKSEQPPADPKKEESAAEPAKS, from the coding sequence ATGCCGGAAGTTAAAATCCCGGAGACCCCGCCACCGCCGGTCACGGTGGCCGAGTCGATCAAACGTCAAGTGATCGACTACGACGAATATACGGGCCATATCGAGGCGGAGCAGACGGTTGACGTCTATGCCAAGATTTCTGGCTACATGCAGACGGTCGAGTTTATAGATGGCGACTTTGTGCACGCCGGAGAACTCCTCTTTCTGATCGACAAAAGCACCTACCAGGCCGAGTATGACCAAGCGGTCGCTAACACCAATCTGCAAAAAGCGAAATACGAACTGGCGAAGTCGACCCTGGCCCGGAACGACAAACTGGTCGGCAGCGGCGCCATCAGCCAAGAGCTGTATGACGAAAGCGTCGCCACGGTCAACGAATCGGACGCCGCCGTTAAGGCGGCCGAAGCGGCGACCGAGGCGGCCAAAGTCAATCTCGACTACTGCACGATCAACGCCGCCATCACCGGCCGGATCGACCGGACCTTCGTCACCAAGGGGAACCTGGTGCAAGGTGGCGCTGGCGCGATGCCGACCTTGCTGACGACTATCGTTTCGGTTAATCCGACCTACGTCTACTTTGATGTCGACGAACTGGCGCTTCTCAAGTTTACCGAAGAGCGAGTCGCGCAGCACGAGACGCGCCATGTGCCGCTGCGGAATCGCAAGATCCCGGTCCAACTGACGCTGGCTGACGACTCGGTCTATCCGGAACTAGGAATCATCGACTTTGGCTCGAACCAACTCGACGCCGGAACCGGTACCCTGAGCGTGCGTGCGGTCGTCCCCAATGCCGACGAAGCGCTGGCTCCAGGGATGTTCGTCCGGGTGAAAGTCGCCGCCGCTAATCCTTACGAGGCGATTCTGGTTCCGGAAGTCGCGATTGGCGCCGACCAGAGCGATCGCTACGTCTATGTCGTCGACGACAAAAACATCGCCCAGCGCCGTCCGGTCACACTTGGTTCCAAACAAGGGAAAGACCGCGTCATCACCGCGGGCCTGAAAGAGGGTGAGAAGGTGATCATCAACGGCAACCTGTTGGTTCGCCCCGGCAAACCGGTCGTCCCGCAAGAAGGGAAGATGGCAGAGCCGCCGGCGATCGACAAGCGGATGATCCGCCCGGACGAAGAAGAGCTGGAAAAGTCGGAACAGCCGCCGGCCGATCCGAAGAAGGAAGAATCCGCCGCTGAGCCTGCGAAATCGTAA
- a CDS encoding REP-associated tyrosine transposase: protein MPNFRRYFLPGGTFFFTLVTQRRRPIFSDRSATKLLGDCLRECQELWPFEVHAIVLLPDHLHTIWTVPKEDDDYSRCWSWTKRKFTQRWLAAGGREQRVSSARQKEGRRGVWQARFWEHTIKDEDDFERHFDYIHYNPVKHGLVKCLSDWLASSFHRWVTAGVYHRNWACGERGLALEFRDIPGLDRRVVASRSISAGTACPTLDGDEGRLTNRPQPASLRCASRG from the coding sequence ATGCCAAATTTTCGACGCTACTTCCTCCCTGGCGGTACCTTCTTCTTTACGCTGGTAACGCAACGTCGCCGACCGATTTTTTCGGATCGGTCCGCGACGAAACTGCTTGGCGATTGCTTACGCGAGTGCCAGGAACTTTGGCCCTTCGAAGTCCATGCCATCGTTCTTTTGCCCGACCATTTGCATACCATATGGACGGTACCGAAAGAGGACGACGACTACTCACGGTGCTGGTCGTGGACCAAGAGAAAGTTCACGCAGCGTTGGCTAGCAGCGGGTGGTCGCGAGCAACGCGTTTCATCGGCTCGGCAAAAAGAAGGTCGCCGCGGCGTATGGCAAGCCCGCTTCTGGGAACATACGATCAAGGACGAAGACGACTTTGAGCGGCACTTTGACTACATCCACTACAACCCAGTAAAGCACGGGCTGGTGAAGTGCCTTAGCGACTGGCTGGCTTCGAGTTTCCATCGTTGGGTAACCGCAGGCGTCTACCACAGAAATTGGGCGTGCGGCGAAAGAGGTTTGGCGCTTGAGTTTCGCGATATTCCAGGACTCGACCGGAGAGTAGTGGCGAGTCGATCGATCTCGGCAGGCACGGCCTGCCCTACGCTGGATGGCGACGAAGGACGTCTTACAAATCGACCCCAACCCGCTTCGCTTCGATGCGCATCGCGGGGATGA